A genomic window from Nematostella vectensis chromosome 9, jaNemVect1.1, whole genome shotgun sequence includes:
- the LOC5506227 gene encoding von Willebrand factor D and EGF domain-containing protein, with product MAPYCEFCLLLIFGIFLNSVLAADPCANYKTIDDPYRSVKYTFDFKRAALCDWNLVTDWYRFTSYVGGTIPTTKPEPYMCGTVAPIWMNGTLPTTVGDKVDVTACVNYDNKDNGCYIKIPISVQKCNEPKGDFYVYFLRPPYGCALSYCAGDKMPTPNGYLDFPYSLLPMPSITYQKPAQVNITMLCQFEFQPWTNVSFQVEWFVNGVNVTRDTPSRNGSIWFSPLQHGKYFVGNRLHCRLRARYTTHASNKWTSWKESESFYVGVEVSPSHVQVKECDTHPNVTVTFRLTVPVVPCPAYGQSNFSAIVYVPEKFKDSLAETIVDKCLLKLEYNRTETLQIKAVCDRLDDGTNILDYHFKQSVMTHPFWKDYSLPSLRVTVNDTSIAMCRSSGDPHYKTFDNLGRTYDYFGTGDYVLYRNKERGFEVHTRLWLCAHNHGRDITCNCGVAIREGNDVIVFSTCNDELIYNQPTKLISKIRSKGNLAPGTHIYKNNTGSQTKYTVILPSGTRIIVERRGWSVLDVFLYAPQSDRNTTEGLCGNFNNDQDDEFKHGGDGKEHSDADSFARSWRIKREESYFVALPPHEPQVYKGEFCHCEFDKIFKSNTCKNTSTIHTRRLRSLGKNINLELNRIKRSVEDSVYSDDIIDHEERGFFVDQKDLEYTQIRIRSRRSIGKEPISKENATKICKSFIEDSVTGKVCKRVSGIEFSSFIKDCVFDLQVTGDKAFAGSAFSAMQEQCEDSVLRNVSMYKRGRDGMLQPAKEIVDKLCPDDCNGHGKCRERICTCDEGYTGADCSLLKNAVPELLGIYDGGLCDIRKRPCKKTDILGEGFIDSENLTCHSTEFKVFGDNWAPSTTSNILPGELNEVSSVKCDLPDPPTKLNDYDNPGTPAGGLFIKISNNKIDTSARAMRFVSYDSLCLKCENTRTCVLKEDSCIINGHCFALNDANPRNWCQQCLPSKTQFAWSPHKDNHPPKFTTPSTRYALVGEELPLQIQAIDTDGRPVTYSLASTNAQGYTFTASGLLKYTMPSTESKTFTVVAIDECGAKDTMTITLKALTCPCINGGVCHPHPYHPRGSGRYTCTCPEGFTGNLCETSLSNGSFDENFCKDKPHGHYPHPTDCTKFYQCDAFHRAFLHNCPAGLKWNVKANACDWPRNVDCNNHRT from the exons ATGGCGCCGTACTGTGAATTCTGTTTGCTCCTCATTTTCGGAATCTTTCTCAACTCCGTTCTGGCAGCAGATCCTTGTGCGAATTACAAAACAATTGATGACCCCTATCGCAGCGTCAAGTATACGTTTGATTTTAAAAGAGCAGCTCTTTGCGATTGGAATCTTGTTACTGACTGGTATCGCTTCACGAGTTATGTCGGAGGCACGATTCCGACCACAAAACCCGAGCCGTACATGTGTGGAACCGTGGCGCCCATTTGGATGAACGGGACACTTCCCACGACGGTGGGGGATAAAGTAGATGTGACGGCCTGTGTCAATTACGATAACAAGGACAACGGCTGCTACATAAAGATCCCTATATCTGTACAGAAGTGTAACGAACCCAAGGGTGATTTCTATGTCTACTTCCTCAGGCCACCATATGGTTGCGCTTTATCGTACTGTGCAG gTGATAAAATGCCTACGCCAAACG GATATTTGGATTTCCCGTATTCTCTTCTCCCCATGCCAAGTATAACGTATCAAAAACCAGCACAAGTTAATATCACCATGCTCTGCCAGTTTGAGTTTCAACCTTGGACAAACGTTTCGTTTCAAGTCGAGTGGTTTGTAAATGGGGTAAATGTTACTAGAGACACGCCTTCCAGAAATGGTAGTATCTGGTTCAGCCCGCTACAGCACGGCAAATATTTTGTTGGAAATAGA CTTCATTGCCGACTCCGTGCGAGGTACACGACACATGCAAGCAACAAATGGACATCGTGGAAAGAAAGTGAATCGTTTTACGTTGGGGTAGAG GTCTCTCCAAGCCATGTACAAGTGAAGGAGTGTGATACACATCCCAACGTAACCGTCACCTTCCGCCTAACAGTTCCAGTTGTACCATGCCCTGCTTACGGTCAATCCAATTTTTCAGCTATTGTATACGTGCCCGAAAAGTTTAAAGACAGCCTAGCAGAAACTATAGTGGACAAGTGTTTGCTTAAActagaatacaatagaacGGAGACACTGCAGATCAAGGCAGTCTGTGACAGATTAGATGACGGCACAAATATACTCGATTATCACTTCAAACAATCTGTGATGACCCACCCATTTTGGAAAGATTACAGTTTGCCTTCTTTAAGG GTTACCGTTAACGACACATCGATTGCCATGTGCAGATCAAGTGGAGACCCTCACTACAAGACTTTCGATAACTTGGGAAG GACTTATGATTATTTTGGGACGGGCGATTATGTGCTTTACCGTAACAAAGAACGTGGATTTGAA GTTCACACTCGTCTATGGCTTTGTGCTCACAATCACGGTCGAGATATAACATGTAATTGTGGCGTAGCAATTCGTGAAGGAAACGATGTCATTGTCTTCTCTACTTGTAACGACGAACTTATTTACAACCAACCGACTAAGCTGATATCGAAGATCCGAAGTAAAGGGAATCTAGCACCAGGAACCCACATCTACAAAAACAACACAGGGAGTCAAACAAAATACACT GTAATCTTACCTTCTGGGACACGTATTATAGTCGAGAGACGTGGTTGGAGTGTATTAGATGTATTTCTTTATGCTCCTCAAAGCGACCGAAACACCACGGAAGGTCTTTGTGGTAATTTCAACAATGACCAAGACGATGAATTCAAACACGGAGGAGATGGAAAAGAACACAGCGACGCAGACTCCTTTGCTAGGAGTTGGAG AATAAAGCGAGAGGAAAGCTACTTCGTTGCCCTTCCGCCTCATGAACCGCAAGTTTACAAGGGGGAGTTTTGTCACTGTGaatttgataaaatatttaaaagcaACACATGCAAGAACACGTCAACCATTCATACACGACGTCTCCGCAGCCTTGGAAAGAATATAAATTTAGAATTGAATCGTATAAAGCGCTCAGTTGAAGACTCAGTGTACAGCGATGATATCATCGATCACGAGGAAAGGGGCTTTTTTGTGGATCAGAAAGACCTGGAATATACTCAGATTCGTATTCGCAGCAGAAGGAGCATAGGAAAGGAACCTATTTCCAAAGAGAACGCCACAAAGATCTGCAAGTCGTTTATTGAAGACTCTGTGACTGGAAAAGTGTGCAAGAGAGTTTCAGGGATAGAATTTTCATCATTTATAAAGGACTGCGTATTTGACCTTCAG GTCACTGGAGACAAAGCGTTTGCTGGTTCGGCGTTTTCCGCCATGCAAGAACAATGCGAAGATTCCGTTTTGAGAAATGTATCCATGTACAAGAGAGGCCGCGATGGAATGTTGCAGCCAGCAAAAGAAATAGTAGATAAATTGTGCCCTGACGACTGCAATGGTCATGGCAAATGCCGTGAGAGGATATGCACCTGTGACGAGGGATATACCGGAGCCGACTGCTCTTTGCTCAAGAACGCGGTACCAGAACTTCTTGG CATCTATGATGGTGGTCTGTGTGACATTAGAAAACGACCTTGTAAGAAAACGGACATTTTGGGAGAAGGATTCATCGATTCAGAAAATCTCACTTGTCATTCAACTGAATTCAAG GTTTTTGGAGATAATTGGGCGCCAAGTACCACATCCAACATTTTACCGGGAGAGTTGAATGAGGTATCTAGTGTGAAATGCGATCTTCCCGACCCTCCTACTAAACTGAATGACTACGACAACCCGGGCACGCCTGCTGGGGGTCTGTTCATCAAGATCTCCAACAACAAGATTGATACGAGTGCTCGCGCGATGAGATTTGTCTCGTATGACTCGCTCTGCCTCAAGTGTGAAAACACAAGGACATGCGTACTCAAG GAAGATTCGTGCATCATAAACGGACACTGTTTTGCACTAAATGATGCTAACCCAAGGAATTGGTGTCAACAATGTTTGCCATCGAAAACACAGTTTGCTTGGAGCCCACATAAGG ACAATCACCCACCAAAGTTTACGACACCATCTACACGTTACGCCCTTGTGGGAGAGGAGCTCCCTCTGCAAATACAGGCGATAGACACAGACGGCCGCCCCGTCACGTACTCCCTCGCTAGCACTAACGCCCAAGGGTACACCTTCACCGCGAGTGGCCTACTCAAATACACGATGCCTTCAACGGAAAGTAAAACCTTTACTGTGGTTGCTATCGACGAGTGCGGTGCTAAAGATACCATGACCATCACACTTAAGGCATTGACGTGTCCTTGTATAAACGGCGGGGTATGCCATCCCCACCCATACCACCCACGGGGATCTGGTCGGTATACATGCACCTGCCCGGAGGGTTTTACCGGAAACCTCTGCGAGACTAGTCTCTCTAACGGGAGTTTTGATG AAAACTTCTGCAAGGATAAGCCGCATGGCCACTATCCCCACCCAACAGACTGCACCAAGTTCTACCAATGTGACGCCTTCCACAGGGCGTTCCTTCATAACTGTCCTGCTGGGCTAAAATGGAACGTCAAGGCGAACGCGTGTGACTGGCCACGAAACGTGGACTGTAATAACCATCGCACTTAA